The genomic region GACAGGTTGAAGAACACCGATCGATCAGCAGCCCCCGCAGATTGCGGGGGCTTTTTTTTGGCAGGAAGCAGGGAGAGGTGGATGGGGTTAGGCGCAGGTCTGCGGGGTGGGTATGTGGCTCTGGGCCTGGCTCATCCCCAGATCCGCATCGGCAGGCCGGCACTGTCTCTGACGTCAGCGTCACCAAAGGCCACGGCTGACCCGTCGGCGAGACGGCTGGCGGTGTGCAGAGTGGCTAGGGCATCAAGGATGTCGTCGTCGGCCACCTCCCGCTTCAGAAATCGGCTCCGCACGCGGCTGACGGTGCCAGGGAAGCAACCCTCCACCAGGGCGAGCCGCTCGGCGCGGCCGGCAGCCGTCTTCTTGGCATGGAGCATCGGCGTGTCGCCGTTCCAGCGAGCGAAGCACACCTCAGGGTGCGCCTCCACCGTGGCAGCGGCCAGCTGCGCATTCGCCCGCAACACCCCATCGAGCTCGCGGATCTTCGGCAGCAGGAAAAAGCTCTGCTTGCTGAGCTTGCGCCCCTGCGCGGCCAGCGAGAGTTCACAGGCCTGTACGTAGGTGGTGGCCGCGAGCACGGCCCGCACCGGTGCAGGAAACACACTGCTACCCCGCTGGCGCAGGAAGCGCCGTGCCGCCCGGTCGCAGGGACGTGGCCCGTTGTCGCCCAGTCCGATCGGCATATCGATGGCGGTGATGGCTGGTTCAGCCCCCTTGAACAGCTCGACGGCGCTGCGGCAGAGCCGCACCCGCACCAGCCGTTCTTGCTGCCCCAGCTCCACGCACAACCAGCCGGCCCGGCAGCCGTCGACGCCGCGCAGCAGCGTCATCTGGCCCCGAGGACGACCTCTGCATCGCCCTGCGACAGGCGATCCCGGGGGCAGGGCGGCGCCACATTGGCCGTTCCCCTGGCTGTTCCACTGCCTTGATCAAGTCTTGCCCCACGGCCTCGCTTCGCCTCGGCCTTGCTTGGGCGTTTCATTACCGCGGAACAGGCGGTTGAGGAGCCATTCGCCTGGCACCGGGAACTGCAGTGGTTTCTGAATCTGCGGACGGCGCTCGTTCCGCCCTTGTGGACATCTGCGGAAAATGATGTCCTGTGGATCATTGATTGGTTGAAACTCTGGAAAGCCAGTCCGACTGCGAAGCAAGGGTCCTGGGATAGCAGGGATGGATGGGTGGGGCTCATGGGCAACAGTTAGCTCGGGTTTGGTGATTTCGAGCAGACCACATCCAGGTGAATCCATCCCCCAACAGCGTGTTGTTTGGCCGCAGGAATGAACAACCTCGTGAGGGATCACCGCTAAGAAAGCACAAGCAGGCTGCCAACCTTTTCCCCGTTGATGACGTGGCGAATGGGTCGAGTTCTGGCGTGGGGTTGGAAACTGCGTGATGGAGTGAAAAGGCGCTGCTGGGAGCTTGTAGGCAGCGGCTTCCCATGGCCACGTGGCGTGCCCCAATTCATTTTGCCAGCCGTTGGCCCTCTGTTGGGAGGGGCGGTGGTATGGGAAAGCTAGTCCCTTGGAGCGGCCTGACAGAGCTGGCCTGGGTCGCTGAGACTGGAGGTGGCAGCCTTGAATCAATCCGGGAATTCACTGCCTTTGGTGGGGATGGCAGCGATTGCAGCAACGGGTGGATGGTTACCAATGCGATGGATAGAGCGCCTTGATTCGGTACAGGCTGTTGTGCAGCCCAGTCTTCAATGTCTTTGATTGCTGCACGACTGTGGGGCGCACGCAGCAAAGTGGCAGTACCGTCGTGGTGGATTACCACAGGCACCTGTTCTATCAGGGTAACTCTGGTTGAGGGAAGATGAACAACTTGTGCAGTGAGTTCGGTGAGTTTCTGTTTGCTGGTAGAAACGAGCTGGTTTACCGCCTGGCGCATGGGAGTGCGCCACTCGGCGGGCAGCGGCGCTAGTGGATCACCGCTGCTTGCCCAGTGTGCACGTTGAGCCCTAGCAAGAACCGGCATCACGACTTCGCGTGAGGAGGCGAGGGTGAGCGGACCGCCCAGCAGATCAGCCTTGCTGAATCCGATCGATACGCCCGGCCGGGGAACTCCAATCTGTTCACGGAGCCCTTCTTCCCTTGCTCTTGAAGACGCAACCAGGACGTTGTCGCTTCGTTCAGATGGCACGGCCGCTGGGCTTGAGGATGGATTATGTCCAAGGCCTTCTTTCGGGCTTGATGACTGAAGGAAAGGGCCCTCCTTTCGATTCGACGCTGGCTCCTTGGGGAGAGAGGAGCTGGACGAATTCAGCAGCAGTGCTGACAGCACCGAATCGTGAATAGCCGCAGCATGATCTGCAACGAGCTTGCGCTTTGCGGGTAATGGCCTAGCGGGAACGTCAACCAATTGGCTCACCCCATGGCGCTCACTGCCATTGATCATGGCCAGGGTGATCCAGACCAACGGGAAGAGCGTAGTGACACAGATGACCCGCAAAGTGGCCATCGCATTGCTTTGCATCATGACCTCTGCGTTACAGACAACCCTAGGTAGGAGACGCTAGATGAGCGCTTGTCAGAACCGTGGGTTGATGTTGTCATTAGAAGAATGGATCACCATGAACTGCCCTCTGGGCAGGCTTGCCTAGTTCCGGGTGTCCACCGCGTTGTCTGAGGGGTTTCGATTCTTTACCATGGTGTCACCCTCACGCAAAATTGAGTTGAAGGTAGTGGACACCACACCCATTGGTTGTAGGCGATGGCGGGGGTTTGGCGCTACATAGTGCTATTGAGGCGGATGAGAATGATCTGAGCGTCGCTCCTCGGTGCACCAGTGCTTAGGCCCCTTTGCGATTCGAGTGATGTCCATCAGAGGGTGGTTGCTTTCCCGCAGAGGGACGTACCCCAGAGCTCGGACCGCCAAGCTCACAGTCATGGTGATTGTCTCGGCGAAAGGGTTGCCATCGTCAATCTTCGGCTCATCATCCGCTGATGGCGTGAAGATTCGAGCGGTCAGGAAGGTGTTCCGGTAGAACAGAGATTGTCCTGATACTGGCTGTTGATGCGTGGAAATTCAACGAAGTTGAGCTTGATAGGCTTGACCTCTGCGCCTATGCTCGGCGTTCTGAGGCTGAGGTGAAAAGCCACCTGGCGCAGATCCGCGCTTCATGGGGTGATGCTGCCGGGCTTCTCAATCGTTGATATCACGAAGGAAAGGCTCGGTTAGTTCATAGTGAGTCATTGTCTTTCGCACCATCTCCCGCTTGGCGCCAATGACCCTGCTTGGATTCGGAATCTCTC from Synechococcus sp. MW101C3 harbors:
- a CDS encoding DUF429 domain-containing protein, whose protein sequence is MTLLRGVDGCRAGWLCVELGQQERLVRVRLCRSAVELFKGAEPAITAIDMPIGLGDNGPRPCDRAARRFLRQRGSSVFPAPVRAVLAATTYVQACELSLAAQGRKLSKQSFFLLPKIRELDGVLRANAQLAAATVEAHPEVCFARWNGDTPMLHAKKTAAGRAERLALVEGCFPGTVSRVRSRFLKREVADDDILDALATLHTASRLADGSAVAFGDADVRDSAGLPMRIWG